One genomic region from Strix uralensis isolate ZFMK-TIS-50842 chromosome 19, bStrUra1, whole genome shotgun sequence encodes:
- the CCDC42 gene encoding coiled-coil domain-containing protein 42 has protein sequence MGTSGHSHDWGKDGPGRRRQEAPRGSSPARLPFPLLSSQACRAAPGLTWESSSARRTWALWALLVAGVIATMEDEDLLAYFRTHYKQHLLPLLRELRLTEEDSPSPFIRLQKKKRQDQLMHKVLEVKEEAFRERMKVISCRWRDLHAKEAQLKTYMEKSGKILKENDKIQMKALKRAGKEREMKIQKESELLRAKRELEALRNEHRKLSNKVQKYSIFNKYLEDVVKISQFEEIQDVIQHYRMPLRTHKHLLQAQQGYKEMSKQAKVLLDQYTAEKEAEILQYKNELAQLQLCFDEAQSDILLWETSWANIQNTTRKKTLKLGTIKLAILSLFQCMSTQLKANLNVPMDDSHRQLDMIQRFIQDFTEISMEVKQKDMQNRQRASTPTEL, from the exons ATGGGCA CCAGTGGCCACAGTCACGACTGGGGCAAGGACGGTCCTGGAAGGCGGAGGCAAGAGGCACCCAGGGGCTCATCCCCTGCCCGGCTGCCTTTCCCACTGCTAAGCTCTCAGGCTTGCAGGGCAGCTCCCGGGCTGACCTGGGAGAGTAGCAGTGCCAGGAGAACCTGGGCGCTCTGGGCCCTGCTGGTGGCTGGAGTGATAGCCACCATGGAAGATGAGGACCTGTTGGCCTATTTCCGCACACACTAcaagcagcacctcctgcccttgCTCAG GGAACTCAGACTGACAGAGGAGGACTCCCCATCTCCATTTATTCGccttcagaagaagaagagacaAGACCAACTGATGCACAAGGTTCTGGAGGTGAAGGAAGAG GCCTTTAGGGAGAGGATGAAAGTCATATCCTGCCGGTGGAGGGACCTCCACGCCAAGGAAGCTCAGCTGAAAACCTACATGGAGAAATCTGGGAAGATTTTAAAG GAAAATGATAAGATCCAAATGAAAGCTCTGAAGAGAGCCGGCAAAGAGAGGGAGATGAAGATACAAAAGGAGAGTGAGCTTTTGAGAGCTAAGAGGGAACTGGAAGCCCTGAGAAATGAGCACCGGAAACTCTCCAACAAAGTGCAGAAGTACTCCATCTTCAACAAATATCTGGAAGATGTAGTGAAGATCTCACAG TTTGAGGAGATCCAGGACGTCATTCAGCACTACAGGATGCCACTGAGGACACACAAGCACCTGCTGCAGGCACAACAGGGATACAAGGAAATGTCCAAGCAAGCCAAGGTGCTCCTGGACCAGTacacagcagagaaagaagcTGAGATCCTGCAGTACAAAAATGAGCTGGCGCAACTCCAACTATGTTTTGATGAGGCTCAAAGTGACATCCTTCTCTGG GAGACTTCCTGGGCCAACATCCAGAACACGACTCGCAAGAAAACCCTGAAGCTGGGGACCATCAAGCTGGCCATCTTAAGCCTCTTCCAGTGCATGAGCACACAGCTGAAAGCAAACCTGAACGTGCCAATGGATgacagccacaggcagctggaCATG ATTCAGCGGTTTATCCAGGACTTCACAGAGATCTCTATGGAGGTGAAACAGAAGGACATGCAGAACCGCCAGCGAGCATCTACACCTACAGAGCTATAA